Within Nodosilinea sp. FACHB-141, the genomic segment AAGCAGCTGCGAGAGCTGTTTCAGGGACAGCGTTTCCCCCGAGCGGTAGCCCTGGTAGAAGGGCTGGTGCAGCGCTTCCCAGAAGATCCAGAAATTCGCCAGTGGCACGCCATCACCTATTACCGCTGGGGGCACGACTTGCTCAACCACGGCAACCTTCAAAAAGCAGAAGCCTGCCTGAAAAAGGCCCGCCGCGTCGATCCCCAAAATCGCTCTTTGCGCCAAGCCCTGCACCACGACTTTCAGCGTCTAGAGCAGATGCGCCAAGCCCCTGTACCTCAGGCCCAGTAGCAGCGACTTGCGTTAAGTCTTTCTACTGGTTCGCAATCAGGGTTTCAAACCATCGCTCAAAGCGAACGGCTAGGGCACCTAGGGAATATTCGGTTTCGGCCTGGCGACGGCAGGCGTAGCGATCGAGCTGGTCGATTTTGGCGATCGCACTCACCAACCCCTGTACATCATCTGGCGGCACCAGCCAGCCTGTTTCGCCTGGCCGCACAATTTCGGCGGGGCCACCACGGGCGTAGGCAATCACCGGCACACCGCAGGCCAGAGCCTCAATCGCCACATTGCCAAACGCTTCGACCCAGCGTGGGGTCATCACCAGGGCACGGCATTGGCGCAGCACCTGCTGTAGTTCGTGGGTGGGCAAAAACCCCAGGTAGCAGTCGGCCGCTCGGGGAAAGCGATCGCAAAGGCTCTGCCAGTAGTCGGTGTCTTCCAGCTTGCCCAAAATCTTCAGGGGAGCCTGGGCAATTTCGGCCGCCTCTAGGGCATCCTCTAGCCCTTTCTCTGGGGAAATGCGCCCCAGCCAGGCCAGGGCATCGCCGGGGGTTAAGCAAAATTCGTATAGCTCCAAATCAATGGCGCTGCTGAGCAGCTCAAAGGCATTGGCTACCCCAAACGTTTCAGCCTGGGTGCGCGTGTAGGCCCCCAAACGCCGAGGAAACTGCTGGGCAACCTGGCAGATGGCCTCATCCATTGCATCGTTGAGGGAGCCCATGGTGACGAAGTGGGCTACCGGAGTGACAAAAAACTCTGTGAGGTAAAAGGGCATCCAGTCGTAGGCCAGGTTGACGATCAGGTCAAACTCGGCCTGGTGCTGCCGAGCGTAGCGCCACATCGCGCCCAGCGCACTGTCCGCGGGAAGGACGACCGGCGCGCTGCGTCCCTGGGTATGGGCCGTGGGCTGCAACTGCCCCGGCACCGTCACGATGGCAGCATCGCCCAGGCTTGACCCCTCGGGGGCCAGCACCGTCACTTGATGCCCGCGATCGCGCATGCCCTGAGTCAAGTTGAGCAGAGTGAGCTCAACCCCGCCCCCCAAACCAGACCCTAGCGGCCCTACAGGAGTTGAGACAAACAACAGGCGAAGGGAAAGAGTCATGAGGAGAGATGGAAAGATCGGGGGATAAGGAGGTCAGGAGATCGGGCGCTAGTTAGCCGGGGGGAAGACGATGGCCCTCTGGAGTCAGTCTTTGGCTATCGCTGTCGTAGGGTGAGTCCAAGGAAGCCGTCTCAGGGGGCAGCGCCGCTGAATAGGTTGCCGCAGGGATGCGGTTGAGCTGGCTGAGCGCCCACTGGGCAGTCTCCTGCACGCCAGCATCAGGGTCTTGGGTCGCGTGGGCCAACATATGGCTGAGCTGCACCACCGTGTCGTAAATCCGGCTCAGATCGCGAATGGCATTTTTGCGCACCTCGGGGCTAGGATCTTGCAGGCCTAGGGCCAAAGCTCGGTGCATGGGCTTGAGACTACGGCTACTAATTTCGGCCAGGGCGGCGAGAATAAGGCTTTTTTCCTGGGAATCGGCATCGAGCAGGCTGTTGATCAGTGGCTGAATAGCTTCAGAATGGCCGAGCTGACCTAGCTCCCAAATGGCGTGGCGACGTATCGCCCCATCGCGGTTATCCAACTCATGGATCAATGAATCCACAATATCCCCCGAGGTGAGACGGGTGGTGGCGTCTAGAGTCAGGTCGGTGGCCGTAGCAGCCGGGGTAGCCAGACCGAGGGCCGGGGAGACTAACGCCTCTGTTTGCCCCACGGTGCCCAGGGGAGCAGTGGAATCGTCTGGGGTCAGGGTAGGCTCAGCACCACTCTTGGCCTGGGGGGCTGTGCTGGGTACTCGCTCTAAGTTAGCTGTGGAACGCTTTGTCGATCGCCCCTGCCCCAAGAACCGCCAGCCCCCCAAACAACCCGCCAGCGCCAGCCCCCCCAACACTAACCATGTCCAGCGGCGACCAGACTCAGCAGCCTCAACCGGTGTGCCATTTTCAACCGCAGAAGCTTCAGCCGCTTCCTGGTCTTCGCCCGCAGGGGGCTCAGCCGGTACCCCCGTCTCATTGGGCTTGACATCGTCGTCTTGAGTCCCCGACCGTAGCAGTTCGGAGTTAGCAGCAGGAGCCTCTAATTGAGCAATCTGTCTGGCATCTGACTGGGCAGACTCTGGGGCAGTGGTTGCTTTGGCGATCGCAGACTCTAACACCGGCAGGTCAGTTATAGTCAAACCCGCAACCAGGGTTAAGACAGCAAACCTCACCCCAGAAGCACTGCGGCAGCCCAGACCTCTCCCTGGCGTTGGCATTCTAAGTCTCATATCGGCCCATAGCTGGCGGCGACGGTTACCCAGTGTCGATGCCCCTAAGGTAACTTAACCTGCTGAGGGCAGCGTGATCTAGGGTGGATGGGTAGGGAGTGGATGGGTGGATGGGTGGGGAGTTGCGACTGAACGACTCCACTAGACGTACTCATTTGCAAGAATACCTGTCTCTTCCACCTACCCTTTCTTCTCAGCAAGGCTACGGCAGCGATTAGCTCAAAACTCTGCCCTACCCATCCACCCATCCACTCCTCACCCTAATCCGGCTCCACTGGGGTACTCTCCCCCGAGGTCGCGGTCTCGTAGGCCAAGGTTAACTGCCGCAGTTTCTGAGTCAGGACGTCGCGCTGGTTAATCAGGTAAATGCTGACCAGGGTAAAGCTGACTCCCAACCACTGCAACAAACTTAAGGTTTCACCCA encodes:
- a CDS encoding glycosyltransferase family 4 protein, translating into MTLSLRLLFVSTPVGPLGSGLGGGVELTLLNLTQGMRDRGHQVTVLAPEGSSLGDAAIVTVPGQLQPTAHTQGRSAPVVLPADSALGAMWRYARQHQAEFDLIVNLAYDWMPFYLTEFFVTPVAHFVTMGSLNDAMDEAICQVAQQFPRRLGAYTRTQAETFGVANAFELLSSAIDLELYEFCLTPGDALAWLGRISPEKGLEDALEAAEIAQAPLKILGKLEDTDYWQSLCDRFPRAADCYLGFLPTHELQQVLRQCRALVMTPRWVEAFGNVAIEALACGVPVIAYARGGPAEIVRPGETGWLVPPDDVQGLVSAIAKIDQLDRYACRRQAETEYSLGALAVRFERWFETLIANQ
- a CDS encoding HEAT repeat domain-containing protein, with protein sequence MTITDLPVLESAIAKATTAPESAQSDARQIAQLEAPAANSELLRSGTQDDDVKPNETGVPAEPPAGEDQEAAEASAVENGTPVEAAESGRRWTWLVLGGLALAGCLGGWRFLGQGRSTKRSTANLERVPSTAPQAKSGAEPTLTPDDSTAPLGTVGQTEALVSPALGLATPAATATDLTLDATTRLTSGDIVDSLIHELDNRDGAIRRHAIWELGQLGHSEAIQPLINSLLDADSQEKSLILAALAEISSRSLKPMHRALALGLQDPSPEVRKNAIRDLSRIYDTVVQLSHMLAHATQDPDAGVQETAQWALSQLNRIPAATYSAALPPETASLDSPYDSDSQRLTPEGHRLPPG